A stretch of DNA from Hydrogenophaga sp. SL48:
TCGACCAGCTGGCCGGCGGCGACGCGGCCAGCGCCGATCTGTTCGAGACTGAGGAGTTGCCCGCCAGCCCCGAGGCCGCCGCCGCGACCGTGGTCGCCAACGCAGCGGCGACAGCGCGCGAAGCCGAGCGCTGGGTCGAGCGCTCCAAGACCTACACCGTGTGGGCGCAGCAGCTGGACGGCGGCGCCTGGGACGGCGACCGCGACCGGCTCGACGAGCCGCCCGAGCCCGAGCTCTGGGGCCCGGTGGCCGCCGAGCGCCACACCTGCACCGCGCGCCACTGCCCCAGCTACAACAGCTGCAGCTACTACCAGGCGCGCGCGCGGCTGGCGCAGTCGCAGGTGATCGTGGTCAACCACGACCTGCTGCTCGCCACGCTCGGCCTGCACGCGCTGCCCGACCCGTCGGACTGCTACATCGTGTTCGACGAGGCCCACCACCTCGGCGCCGTCGCGCAGGGCCAGTTCACCGAGAGCATGGACCTCATGCGCGGCGGCTGGCTTGACAAGCTGCCGCGCGCGGTGAGCGACGTGGCCGGCGCCATCGCCCACACGCCGACGGAAGACGTGGCCACGCTGGCGCGCGAGCTGAAGGCCGCGCAGGCCGACCTGGCGCGCCGCGCCATGGCGCGAGTCAGCGAGTCGCCCGATTGGCTCGCGCTCACCGGCCGGCAGGCGGGCCTTCGCCCGCGCGGCGGTGGCTTTGAATCCACCGCGTCCGGCGTGACCGAGCGCTTCGAGGGCGGCGCGATCCCGCCCGACTGGAAGGAGACCCTGGGCCAGATCGAGAGCCGCGCGACCGCGCTGCTCAAGGTGTTCGAGGCCATCGCCAACCAGCTCAAGGCCAACGCGCGCGACAACCCGGCCGACGCGCCGCGCTGCGCCCAGCTCTACAGCCGCATCGGCAGCCAGGCGCCGCGCCTGCAGCACCTGCAGGCCACGGCCGAGCTGTGGCTGCAGGAGCCGGCGCAGGGCCAGCCGCCGCTGGCCAAGTGGCTGGAGGCCGGCGTGATGCACGGCACCGTCACGCTCAGCGCGCACGCCTGCCCGCTCAACCCCGGCAGCCTGCTGCGCGCCCACCTCTGGAGCAAGGTGCGCGCGGGCGTGGCGACCTCGGCCTCGCTGGTCACCTGCGGCAGCTTCGACCACTTCCTGCACGAGAGCGGCCTGGCGTTCGACGACGACGTGAAAGCGCGCGAGGTGCAGAGCCCGTTCGACCACGCGAACCAGGGCCGCCTGGTGGTGGTGCAGACCCAGGCCGACCCGAAAGACGTCGAGGCCTACACCCGCGAAATGCTCGACCTGCTCATGACCGATCTGGCCGAGGTGCGGCGCGGTGCGCTGGTGCTGTTCACCTCGAAGGCGCAGATGAAGCGCGCGCAGGAGCTGCTGGAGCGCGGCCTGCACAGCGACCTGCGCGGGCAGGTGCTGGTGCAGGGCGAGGCCTCGCGCACGCAGCTGCTCAAGCGCCACGCCGAGCGCGTGGCCGACGGCCAGGCCTCGATCCTGTTCGGCCTGCAGTCGTTCGGCGAGGGGCTCGACCTGCCGGGCGAACTCTGCGAGTGGGTGTTCATCACCAAGCTGCCGTTCGCCTCGCCCAGCGACCCGGTGGGCCAGGCGCGCGCCGACTGGCTCAAGGCCCAGGGCCGCGACCCGTTCAGCGAACTGGTGGTGCCCGCCACCGGCGCGCGCCTGCTGCAGTGGTCCGGCCGCGCGCTGCGCACCGAGACCGACGAGGCGGTGGTGGTCTGTTACGACGCGCGGCTGCTGCGGCAGAGCTATGGCCGGCGCATGCTCAAGGGGCTGCCGCCGTACCGGCTGCAGCGGCGCGACGGCGAGCGGCTGACCGAGGTGGCGCGTTGACCCCCGCTGCCGGGATGGCGCCTGGGCGTTGCGCCCGGGGCTGAAGGAAGGCGCCCGTGGTTTTCAGCAGCTGGCCCTTCATCTTCGTCTTCCTCCCGGTCACCCTGCTGGTGTACTTCCAGCTGAACCGGTCGCGCCGCACCCTGCTCGGCAAAGCCTGGCTGGTGCTGGCCAGCCTGTTTTTCTACGCCTACTGGAACTGGGTCTACCTGCCGCTGATCCTGGTGTCCATCGGCCTGAACTTCCTGCTGGGCCGGCGCCTGGCGCGCTGGCCGACGGACGCCGACCCGCGTCGCAAGCGCCGCTGGCTGATCGCCGGCATCGCCCTCAACCTGCTGGCGCTGGCCTACTACAAGTACATCCACTTCATCACCGAGAACCTGGCCTGGCTCTGGGGTGTGGCCTACCAGGCGGACCCGGTGGCGCTGCCGCTGGCGATCAGCTTCTTCACCTTCACCCAGATCGTCTACCTGGTGGACAGCCATCGGGGTGAAACCGGCCACTACGACCTGCTGAACTACGCGCTGTTCGTGACCTTCTTCCCGCACCTGATCGCGGGGCCGATCGTGCAGCACAGCCAGATCATTCCGCAGTTCAACTCGCGCTGGACCTGGCTGCCGCGCGAGTCCCACCTCGTCAAGGGCGGGTTGCTGTTTGCGGTGGGCCTGTTCAAGAAGGTGGCGATCGCGGACGTTTTTGCGGTGTGGGCGGACGCCGGTTTTGACGGCACCGGGCCACTCGACATGGTTGGCGCCTGGGTCGCCAGCCTCTCGTACACCTTCCAGCTGTATTTCGATTTCAGCGGCTACTGCGACATGGCCATGGGCGTGGCGCTGCTGTTCAACATCTGGCTGCCAGTCAACTTCGATTCGCCTTATCGGGCCACCAGCATCCAGGACTTCTGGCGCCGCTGGCACATCACGCTCAGCCACTTCCTGCGCGACCACCTCTACATCCCGCTGGGGGGCAACCGCGCCGGCCGGTTCCGGACCCACCTCAACCTCATCGTGACCTTCACCCTCGGTGGGCTGTGGCACGGGGCTTCGTGGATGTTCGTCATCTGGGGGCTGCTGCACGGCCTGGCCCTGGTGGTGCACCGCCTCTGGGTGCAACTGGGCTGGCGGATGCCGCGCGGGCTGGGCTGGGGCCTGACCTTCCTGTTCGTCAACGTGGCCTGGGTGTTTTTCCGCGCCAAAGATTGGGACAGCGCCCGGCGGGTGCTCTCCGGCATGGTGGACCTCTCCACGCTGCGTCGCGTCCCGCTGGTGGACGTGCCCACCGACGCGCTGGCCTGGTCGGGCTGGCTGGGCGATGCGCTGCTGCGGGTGGCGCCGGCACCCTTCGTGGCCCACGCCCCGGCGCTGCTGATGATCGCGCTGGCCTTCTGCATCTTGCCCCGCCCCAACGCGATCCGCTGGGTCAGCGCCGGGGTGACCGACGCCAAGGTGGTGGCGGGCACCCTGCTGCTGATCGCCGCCCTGGTCGCGACCTTCACGAGCACGGGCTCTGTGTTCCTCTATTTCAACTTCTAGAAGATGAACCTGAAGCGCCGTTCCCTTCGAATGCTGCTGGCCACGGCGCTGGGCCTGGCGGTGTTGCCACTGCTCAACGGGCTGATGGCGACGGCACCGCCCGGCGCGGCCTGCTGCACCATCGAGCGCTGGTTCTCGTCGGAGCCGCTGCTGCGCGCCGCCAGCGGGGTGCTGCACCGGCTGGGCATCAGCGTCTCGCCCCGGCAGGTGGTGGTCGGCCGCGCCGGCTGGCTGTACCTGGGCGACGCGCAGAGCGGGTCGCTGTCGACCCACCGCCGCGCGGGCCAGGCGAGCGACGTCCGACTGGGGCAGTCCTATGGCGACGGTGCCCGGCGCTGGGCCAGCTTCCTGCGGGGCCGGGGCGTGCCGGCGTTCCAGATCCTGGTGGCGCCGGACAAGGCGTCCGTGTACCCCGAGCACCTGCCGCGATGGGCCTTGCCACCGCCCGGGAGCGGCGCCACCGACACGCTGCTCGCCCACACCGACCCGGACCTGTTTGTCGACACGCGCGCCGTGTTGCAGCGCGCCGTTGCCACCGCACCGGCCCCCCTGTTTTTCCGCCACGACACCCACTGGAATGCCCTGGGCGCATCCCACGCCTTTGAGGCGCTGGCGCAGCGGCTGCGGGCCGACCTGCCCGACGTGGTCTGGCCCAAGCCGGACGAGCACCGTCTGGTGCGCCTGACGCCCCGAGCCGGCGGCGACCTGGCGGACTTTCTGCGGCTCGGACCCTGGTTGACCGACGAAGATCCCGTGCTCGCGGCGTCCGAGGCCCTGGGCGCGCGGGTTCACCAGCGCTACGGCACCGGCGAGCGGCTGGACCCGGCGCGCGTGGCCGATGCGCGGGTGGCCCTGACCTTCCCGATCCAGACCCGCCACGACCGGGCGCTCAACCCCCAGCGCGTGCTCTGGATCACGGACTCGTTCGGCAAGTCCATGGACGACCTGATGCACCGCACGTTTGCCGAGGTGGTGACCCTGCACTGGCGGGACGTGCACAAGGACGGCGGCCAACTGATCCGGTTGCTCGACGAGGTGCGCCCCGAGGCCGTGATCGTGACCGTGGTGGAGCGCTCGCTCGCCATCCCGGCGTTTGCCAATTTCCTGCTGTATCCGCCAGACCCTGGCCCCGGCGAATCCGATGGCGCGTCGCTGACCGCTGAGCTGGTCGAGATGAGCGGGGTGGTGCGCCAGGGCGCGTCGGGCGACGGCTTCCAGGTGACCTCGGGCGCCGCGTCGATGACCTTCAGCCTGCCCCGTCCGATGGTGGGAGCCGACGGCCTGTCACTCCGCCTGGTCTGCGAGGGCCGGGCGGCCGCGATGCCGGTCCAGCTGTTCTGGAGAGGGCCGAAAGAGCCCCGCTTCCACCGCGATCACAGCGTGCGCTGGCTTCACGTCGGGGACCGCAGCGGCCTGGACGGTTTGCGGGGCGCCAACGGCCGGCCGGCCGGCGAGATTCAGGTGCTGCGCCTGGACCTTCGCGGGCAGGGGCATTGCCCGCAATTTCGTCTGCTGGGGCTGGCGCTGATGCCCGCAGAGCCGTCGGCGGTGGCAGGCCAGCCGGGGCGGTGAGTGCTGTGCTGCGGGACCGATGCCCTTGAGATCGCCTCATGCTCCACACCACCCTCAAACTGCTGCACATCCTCGCCCGGTGATGGGCGGGTGCGCGCGCAGAACCATGTATGGTCTGGGCAGCGGATCGAAAGCCGCAGGTCGATTCAGTCTCCGTTCGGCTCGCAGATGGCCGCGGCCCCTGACCACCAGGAGGAGTTGTGATGAGCATCCGGTCGCGATTGTTGTTGCTGACGTTGCTGGCCACCTTGTTGCCGGTGCTGCTGGGGGCTGCGCGGTTTCTGCAGATGCGGCAAGCCTCGATCGAGGAGGACACCCAGCAGCTGGCGGCGCTGGTCCATCAGCAGGCCGGGCTGCTCAATGAGCGTGTGCTGGGCACGACACAGCTGTTGTACGGGCTGGCACGCGCCGATGACCTGCTACCGGGGGCCGACCGCGCCAGCTGTTCGGCCTTCCTGTCGGAGGTGCGTGAAGCCTATCCCCAGTACACCGGCATCCTGACCATCTTGCCCGACGGGCGCCTGTATTGCGACTCACTGCGCACGGGCCGCGAGCTGGACCTGCGCGACCGCGCCTATTTCAAGGCCGCCGTGGCCGCGCCTGGCGGGGTCGTGCTGGAGCCGGTCTTCGGCCGGCTGACCGGGCTGGCGGTGATGCAAGTGGCTCATCCGGTGCGATCCAAGGAAGGTGAGCTGCTCTTTGTTCTCCTGGCCTCGCTGAACCTGCAGAAACTGGTCGAAGACCGTCCAACGTTCTCGCCGCAGACGCAGTTGTTGCTGCTCAGCGAGAAAGGACAGGTGCTGGCGACGTCGGGCATGGCCGGCGCTGGCAACCCGGCGGGTGCTTCCCTGGCCGACACCGCCCTGTTCAAGTTCATCGGCGCAGGGGGGCGGCGCACGGGTGAGGTGGGTGATCAAGGTGGTCAGGGCCAGGTGTGGGCCGTGGCCGAACACCCGCTGCTCAAGCAGGCCGGCATTCACCTCGCCGCGGGCGTGCCCAAGCACGTGCTGGTGCAGGAAGCCGATCAGCGATTCCGGCAGGATCTGATGTTCCTGGCCGCGACCGCGTTGGTGCTGTTCCTGGCCATGTGGACGGTGGCCGAGGTGAGCATCCGCCGTCAGGTGGACCGCATCACGCACATGGCCCAGCAGCTGATCGGTGGCGATCTGTCGGCGCGGATCGAGGCACCCCTGCCCCGCGGTGAGCTGGGCGATCTGATGGCCTTGCTCAACCAGACCGCACAGTCGCTGGAGCAGCAACGCAGCGACATTGCCGAGCTCAATGCCCGGCTGCAGAAGTCACAGCGCATGGAAGCCATCGGCCAGCTCACTGGCGGCATCGCCCACGATTTCAACAACCTGCTTCTGGTGGTTTCGGGCAGCGCCGAGATGATGCTGGAGGAGGTCACCGGCCACCCTGACCAGATCCAGTTGCTCCAGTCGATCACCAAAGCAGCGCGCCGCGGTGGGGCGCTGACGCAACGGCTGCTGGCGTTTGCCGGCAAGCAGGCACTGGACCCGAAACCGTTGGACCTCAACCGGTTGGTCGCGGGGCTGGACCCCATGTTGCGGCGCACGCTGGGTGAACACATCCAGATCGAGCTCATCCGTGCAGGCGGCCTGTGGCCAGCGCTGGTCGACCAGAGCCAGCTCGAGAACGCGCTGCTCAACCTGTGCCTGAATGCGCGAGATGCGATGCCCGGCGGCGGTCGTCTGACGATCGAGACCGCCAATGTGCGGCTGGATGAGGCGTACGCCGCCCGGACGGGCGACATACCGCCCGGCCAGTATGTGATGCTGGCGGTGTCCGACACCGGTCAGGGCATCGCGCCCGAGCACCTGCAGCGCGTCTTCGAGCCATTTTTCACGACCAAGGAAACAGGCAAGGGAACGGGGCTGGGTCTTTCCATGGTCTACGGTTTCGTCAAGCAGTCGGCAGGCCATGTCGCGATCTACTCCGAGCTTCTGCAGGGCACCAGCGTGAAGCTGTACCTGCCGCGTGCCAGCGGTGCTGCTGCTGTCTTTGCCACGGCCGAGGGTGAAGACAGCATTGTCGGCGGCAGCGAAACCGTCTTGCTGGTGGAAGACGATGATGCGGTGCGCCAAGTGGCACTGACCGCGTTGCGCAGCCTCGGCTACACGGTGATCGAAGCCAACGACGGCCCCTCCGCCATGGCTGTGCTGGAGCAGCGTGACGATGTGCAGTTGCTGTTCACCGACATCGTCATGCCCGGCGGCATGAACGGTCGTGCGCTGGCCGATGCCGCGCGCCGATGGCGTCCGGATCTGAAGGTGCTGTACACCTCGGGCTACACCGAAAACGCCATCGTTCACCAAGGGCGGCTGGATGAAGGTGCGCTGCTGCTGAGCAAGCCCTACCGGCGCATCGACCTGGATCGCGCGGTCCGCACGGCGCTCGCTCAGAAAACAGTCTGAACAACCATCCGAACGCCCGTGTCGATGGCGAGCACTTGGCATTCCCTGTGGTTGAAGCGGGGAAACGCAGCGGCACGAGGCGGGTGGTATCGTCAGATTCGCTCGGTTCGTACCTGCCAAGTCCTGCTGCTTCAAACACCATGCTCTACGCCACCCTCAAACTGCTGCACATCCTCGCCATCGTCGTCTGGATCGGCGGCATGGTCTTCGCCCACTTCTTCCTGCGCCCGGCCGCGATGTCGCTGGAGCCGCCGCAACGCATCCGCCTGATGCACGGCGCGCTGCAGCGCTTCTTCGCGGCCGTGCTGGTGGCCATCGGGGTCGTGCTGGCCACCGGCCTGTGGATGATCGGCCGCGCCGCCAAAGACTCGGTGCAGGCGGGGCTTGGCTTCAACATGCCGCTGGACTGGACCCTCATGGCCACGCTCGGTATCGTGATGATGGGCATCTTCGGCCACATCCGCTTCTCGCTGTTCAAGCGCCTGTCGGCAGCGGTCGCGTCGAGCGACTGGCCCGCGGGTGGCGCCGCACTGGCGGGCATCCGCACCTGGGTGAGCGTCAACCTTGCCATCGGCGTGGTGATCATCGTGATCACGCTGCTGATGGCTTGAACCCTCAGGGCTTGCCGACCACCACTTCGCTGATCTGGATCACCGGCGTGATGTCGGTGTAGTTGGGGATGTCGCCCATGATTTCCTGGGTGTGCGGGCCGAACGAGGTCTGGAAGTCTTCGACGCTGTCGAAGAACAGGTGGCCGCTGGCGGCGTAGGTCGGCGCCGAGCCGGGGGCCCCGCCGGCCATCCCTTTGTCCACCGTGTAGTACTTCAGCGGCGCGCCCAGCCGGGCCTTCACCAGCGGCATGTGCTTGTCGCGGTAATAGGCGTGGTCGAAGTGGGTGCCGGGGCCGTTGGGGTACATCACGCTGACTTTGATCATGGTTGTCTCCAGGGTTGCCCGGTCACGTCGCCGGGTCGGCGCCATCGTGCACCCGGCGGCGTTTTCCGGCAAGCGCGCCCCCGAACGCCAGCCGGGTCACCGGGGGGAGGACGCTGGCTGGCCTTTCAGGCGCGTCCACAGCTGGGACAGGGCGGCACCGACATCGGGCCGCTGGCTCATGTGCCGGGCCGGCACCGAGCCCACGGCGGCCAGCGGGCCGAGATCGAAGTTGAAGGTGTAGTCGGGCTCCTGGCCCATGCGCAGGTCGGTGATGCGCAGCTGCCCGTCGGCCGCCGTGGCCAGGCGGTAGAAACCGTGGGTGAACGCGGCCAGCCGCGCCACCGGCTCGGCCTGACCGTGCTGCGCCATGAGCTCGGCGCCGCGCGGGTGGGCGGTCCAGCGCACGGTGGGCGTGGCGTCCATGAACGAGTAGAAGCCCTCGTGGTACTGGGTGGGCGTGGTGGCCACGAGCCGCCAGAGCACGGTGTTGAAGGGCGTCGGTGTGACCAGCAGGCCCTCGGCCTCGATGCCGGCCTGTTGCAGCGACGCGCGGGCGATGCGTTCCACCTGCCACTGCGCGCCCACGCCCCAGGCCAGGTAGGCCGTGCTGAGCACCAGGCCCGCCGCGTTCCAGCGCAGGCCGTGCGCGAGGTCTTTCATGCGCAGCGCCGCGACCGTGCCCACGATCAGCGGCAGGGTGTAGGCGAGGTCGATGATGAAGACGCTGCCCACGCCGTAGGGGTGGTTGGTGAACGGCAACAGCAGCTGGGTGCCGTAGACCGTCATGGCGTCGAGCAGCGGGTGGGTGATGAGCACCAGCCAGAGCGCGAGTGTCCAACGTCTGAACAGTGCTTTTTCTCCGTGCAGTCGCGAGACCAGCCAGGCCAGCAGCGGCGCGAACAGGGTGAGGTAGAACAGGGCATGGCTCTCGGCGCGGTGCAGCACCATGTTGAGCATGTCGTCGCCATGGTCGATGAAGGCGTCGAGGTCGGGCAGGGTGCCGGCCACCGCGCCCCACACCGCCGCCTTCCAGACGGCGGTGCGGCGGCCCAAGGTGGCCACGGCGACAGCGGAGCCGAGGGCGATCTGGGTCAGTGAATCCATGCGGGGAGCTTAGAGGTTGGCGGGAAGCAGTCGCTGTTGAGGGGCATCAAACGGGTACCAACAGGGCTCGCACCGGCGCGAGATGCCCGAACCCAGAACGCGGCGGAACTGGCTTCGCCAGGCCGGGAGCAAAGCCCCCTGGGGGGCTGAGGGCCGCGGCTCCAAGCCTGCCTGCGCAGGCTTGGACTGCCCGAAGAAGCATCGGCTCTGACGATGCTGCGGCCTGCAAGGCACGCCGCAGGCGGCGCGGGGGGCTACACCGCTATCACGATGGGAAACTCGGCCCGCAGCCCATCGGCGCCAGGCACGAACGGGCGCGTGAGCGCGGCCTGCCCCTGTTCCCCCAGGCGGCGCCAGAGCCCGTCGCGCGCATTGCCCGGGTCGCCGGCGACATAGAACTGGGTGGTCAGCAGCTCCTGGCGGTCGAGCCGGACCTTGACGTGGATGTGCGGCGTGCGCCCGCTGTAGGGCGCGGGCCTGAGAGTGCGGAAGCGGTAGGCGCCGTCTTTGCCCACGGTGATCCGCCCGAAGCCCTGGAAGGCGGGGTCGGCGCGGCCGCCGTCGCTCGGGTGGTGGTAGTGGCCGTCCTGGTCGCACTGCCAGATCTCGACCACCGCGCCGGCCAGCGGCACCCCGCGCGTGTCGGTCACCACGCCCTGCACCCAGGCCATCTCCCCCTTGCGGTAGCTCGCGGCGCCGTTGCGCAACAGGTCGAAATCGGTGTCGGCAGGCAGGGCCACGGGGTAGAACGGCCCCTCGGTCTGGCCGGGCGTGGGTCGCAGGGGCGTGCCCTGCGCGAGCGCGGGGGTGAGCCAGACGGGCGCGGCGGTGGCGGCGATCACGCCCGCGCCGCGCACGAGCAGGGAACGGCGGGAGGGGAGGCTGTGGGTGGTCATGGCGGGCTCCTGTCGCTGAAAGGGCGGCCCGCGGCCGATCAGGCGCCGGGCGGTTGAAGCGCCAGCGCCACGAAGCGCACGCTGTGGTCGTCCGGATCGCTGGGGTTGGCGCTCTCTTGGAAGCCAAGTGCGCGCGCAAGTTCCAGCATGGCGCGGTTTTCGCGCAGCACGTTGCCCACCAAGCGCTGCGTGCCGCGCGCGCGCAGGTGGTCCATCATCTTGTGCATGAGCTTGTGGCCCAGGCCCGAGCCCTTGAGGTCGGAGCGCACGATCACGCCGAACTCGGCGGTGTGGTTGTCCGGGTCCACGGTGGCGCGCACCGTGCCCAGGGTTTCTTCACCGTCCCCCGCGATGTGGCGGGTGGCGATGAAGGCCATCTCGCGCGCGTAGTCGATCTGCGTCAGCCGTGCGAGCTCGCTGTGTTCGATGCTGCGCCGGCTGTAGAACACGCGCAGACGGATGTCCTCCGGGTCGAGCTTCTCCAGAAAGACGCGGTGCTGCGCTTCGTCTTCGGGGCGGATGGCGCGCAGCGTGACCGGCTGGCCTTTCCAGTCCCAGGTCTCGCTCAGCTCGGCCGGGTAGGGCTGGATGGCGAAGTTCGCCGCGCCGGCCGGCCGGTTCGCCGAGACGCGCACACGGGCGTCGAGCGCCACCGCGCGCTCGTGGTTGACCAGCAGGGGGTTGATGTCGAGCTCGGCGATCTCCGGCACCTCGGCCAGCAGTTGCGACACGCTCACCAGCACCTGGGCAATGGCGTCGATGTCGGCGGCGGGTTCGTCGCGGTAGCCCTTCAGCAGCCTGGCGATGCGCGTGCGCTGAATCTGCGCCAGCGCCAGCGGGGTGTTGAGCGGCGGCAGCGACAGCGCGCGGTCGGCCAGCACCTCCACCGCCGTCCCCCCCGCGCCGAACAGGATGACCGGGCCGAAGGTCGGGTCGACACTGGCGCCGACGATGAGCTCGTGGGCATGTTTCAGTCGCACCATGGGCTGCACGGTGAAACCCTGGACGTCGGCGTCGGGCCGCAGCTCGCGCACGCGCGCCAGCATGCTGGTGCAGACCTCGCGCAGCTCGCTCGCGTTGCCGATGTTCAGCCGCACGCCGCCCACGTCGCTCTTGTGGCTGATGGCGTGCGAGAGGATCTTCACCACGACCGGATAACCCAGCGCGTCGGCGGCGGCCTGGGCCTCGTCGGCGCTGGCGCCGATCACGCGCGTGGGCACGACCGGCAGTCCGGCGGCGCCGAGCAAAGCCTTGGCTTCGGGCTCGGTGAGCAGCTCACGGCCGTCGGCCAGCACCGCGTCGACGATGGCGCGGATGGCGGGCAGGTCGGTCGCGTGTGCGGCGCTGCGCGCGGGCGGCGTCTGCAGCAGTTCCTCCTGGTGCAGGCGGTAGCTGCGCAGGAACGAGAAGGCGCGCACCGCGTCTTCGGGTGTGTTGAAGTCGGGCACGCCCGCGTCGCGGAAGGTCTGGCGCGCCTGCGCCACCGCCTGGTCGCCGAGCCAGCAGCCGAGCACGCGCTTCGGCTGCGCCGTCACCTGCGGCAGCAGGGCCTGTGCGATCTCGGCGCTGGGCACGATGGCGGTGGGCGCGTGGATGAAGAGCACGGCGCTGTCGGTGTCGTGCGCGAGCGCGTCGAGCGCGGCCACGTAGCGCGCGGCGGGCGCATCGCCAATGATGTCCACCGGGTTGGCGCGCGACCAGTTGCCGGGCAACACGGCGTCCAGCCGGGCGAGCATGGCGTCGTTCAGCTTCGTGAGCGGCACGCCGAGCGCGGCGGCCTCGTCGGCCGCCATCACGCCCGCCCCGCCGCCGTTGGTGAGCACGGTGAGCGCGCCCGAGGGCCCGTCGCGAAAGCGCGCCAGCGTTTCTGCGGCGAGGAACAGGTCGGGCAGGGTGAGCACGCGCAACATGCCCGAGCGCGCGATGGCCGCGTCGAACACCGCGTCGGAGCCCGCGAGCGCGCCGGTGTGCGATGCGGCGGCCGCCTGGCCCGCGCTGGAGCGCCCGGCCTTGACCACGATCACCGGCTTGTTGCGCGCCGCAGCGCGCGCGGCCGACATGAACTTGCGGCTCTCGTCGATGGACTCGATGTAGAGCAGGATGGCACGGGTCTTGGGATCGCTGCCGAGGAAATCGAGCATGTCGCCAAAGTCCACGTCGGCGCGCTCGCCGAGCGAGACGAAGTGCGAGAAGCCGATGCCACGCGACGCGGCCCAGTCGAGCATGGCGGTGACCAGCGCGCCCGACTGCGAAACGAAAGCCAGCTCGCCCGGCAGGGCGCCAATGTGCGCGAAGCTGGCGTTCAGCCCCAGGTGCGGCACCAGCAGGCCGATGCAGTTGGGCCCGAGGATGCGCAGCGTGTGAACCCTGGCCGCGTCGAGCATGGCCTGCTTGGTGGCCTTGTCCAGCCCAGCGGTGACGACGATGGCCGCGCGCGTGCCGCGCTCGCCCAGTTGCTTGATCAGCTTCACCACGGTGGTGGCGGGCGTGCAGATCACGGCGAGGTCGGGCGTCTCGGGCAGGGCGTCCACATCGGGGTAGGCCGTCACGCCGCCGAGCGCGGCGTGTTTGGGGTTGACGGGGTAGAGCCGCCCGGTGAACTGCTGGTGCAGGTTGTGCCACACCGTGCTCCCCACGCTGGCCGGGCGTTCGGACGCGCCGAAGACAGCGACCGAGCCGGGGGCGAAAAGGGCGTCGAGGTGGCGGATGCTCATGACTTGTCCTGTTTGCCCGAGGACATGAAGGCAATCAGCGCCATGCGCATCGCCTCTTCGACCGTCATGTCCACCGGCGTGGTCCAGTTGCGCGGCACGAACACGGTGTAGCCGCCGATCATGTAGCCCATGGGCAGGTAGACGGCCACCTGGTCGTCCAGCTCGGCCAGGCCCTTGGGCAGGCCTTTCATGCTCTGGCGCGTCACCAGGCCGACGGTGCTGAGTTCGTGGCCCGGCATCTTGAGCAGCACGACCTGCTGCGCGTCCTGTTCATGGGGCGCAAAGTAGTCGGCGAAGTTCTTCAACGAAGAGTAGATGCTTTTCACCACCGGCAGGTTGGTGAAGGGCAGCTCGATGAACGACAGCAGTTTGCCCGTGACGCGCTGCGACATGAGAAAACCCAGCGCCAGGATCAGCGCGGCACCCAGCGCAATGCCCAGGCCCGGCAGGTAAAAATCACCGGTGAGGGGGCGCAGCATCTGCATCGCGGTGCGCTCGGTCCAGGTGACGAACAGCACCAGCACGTAGACCGTGATGGCCAGCGGAAGGAAGGTGATCAGGCCGCGAAAGAAGTACTGTGAAAGGCGCTTCAT
This window harbors:
- the dinG gene encoding ATP-dependent DNA helicase DinG; the encoded protein is MSDAPESPDVFSPPSGPLAREALALGAFDHVVGRLDGFRPRAGQREMAAHIAETLSPVDWPPKPEKGAEKGAEAVPYSGPRAIAVVQAGTGVGKSAAYASTVIPLAIAQQKRVLISTATVALQEQLMAKDLPALSAALPQPFTFSLAKGRGRYVCRLKLDQLAGGDAASADLFETEELPASPEAAAATVVANAAATAREAERWVERSKTYTVWAQQLDGGAWDGDRDRLDEPPEPELWGPVAAERHTCTARHCPSYNSCSYYQARARLAQSQVIVVNHDLLLATLGLHALPDPSDCYIVFDEAHHLGAVAQGQFTESMDLMRGGWLDKLPRAVSDVAGAIAHTPTEDVATLARELKAAQADLARRAMARVSESPDWLALTGRQAGLRPRGGGFESTASGVTERFEGGAIPPDWKETLGQIESRATALLKVFEAIANQLKANARDNPADAPRCAQLYSRIGSQAPRLQHLQATAELWLQEPAQGQPPLAKWLEAGVMHGTVTLSAHACPLNPGSLLRAHLWSKVRAGVATSASLVTCGSFDHFLHESGLAFDDDVKAREVQSPFDHANQGRLVVVQTQADPKDVEAYTREMLDLLMTDLAEVRRGALVLFTSKAQMKRAQELLERGLHSDLRGQVLVQGEASRTQLLKRHAERVADGQASILFGLQSFGEGLDLPGELCEWVFITKLPFASPSDPVGQARADWLKAQGRDPFSELVVPATGARLLQWSGRALRTETDEAVVVCYDARLLRQSYGRRMLKGLPPYRLQRRDGERLTEVAR
- a CDS encoding MBOAT family O-acyltransferase, giving the protein MVFSSWPFIFVFLPVTLLVYFQLNRSRRTLLGKAWLVLASLFFYAYWNWVYLPLILVSIGLNFLLGRRLARWPTDADPRRKRRWLIAGIALNLLALAYYKYIHFITENLAWLWGVAYQADPVALPLAISFFTFTQIVYLVDSHRGETGHYDLLNYALFVTFFPHLIAGPIVQHSQIIPQFNSRWTWLPRESHLVKGGLLFAVGLFKKVAIADVFAVWADAGFDGTGPLDMVGAWVASLSYTFQLYFDFSGYCDMAMGVALLFNIWLPVNFDSPYRATSIQDFWRRWHITLSHFLRDHLYIPLGGNRAGRFRTHLNLIVTFTLGGLWHGASWMFVIWGLLHGLALVVHRLWVQLGWRMPRGLGWGLTFLFVNVAWVFFRAKDWDSARRVLSGMVDLSTLRRVPLVDVPTDALAWSGWLGDALLRVAPAPFVAHAPALLMIALAFCILPRPNAIRWVSAGVTDAKVVAGTLLLIAALVATFTSTGSVFLYFNF
- a CDS encoding alginate O-acetyltransferase AlgX-related protein, with product MNLKRRSLRMLLATALGLAVLPLLNGLMATAPPGAACCTIERWFSSEPLLRAASGVLHRLGISVSPRQVVVGRAGWLYLGDAQSGSLSTHRRAGQASDVRLGQSYGDGARRWASFLRGRGVPAFQILVAPDKASVYPEHLPRWALPPPGSGATDTLLAHTDPDLFVDTRAVLQRAVATAPAPLFFRHDTHWNALGASHAFEALAQRLRADLPDVVWPKPDEHRLVRLTPRAGGDLADFLRLGPWLTDEDPVLAASEALGARVHQRYGTGERLDPARVADARVALTFPIQTRHDRALNPQRVLWITDSFGKSMDDLMHRTFAEVVTLHWRDVHKDGGQLIRLLDEVRPEAVIVTVVERSLAIPAFANFLLYPPDPGPGESDGASLTAELVEMSGVVRQGASGDGFQVTSGAASMTFSLPRPMVGADGLSLRLVCEGRAAAMPVQLFWRGPKEPRFHRDHSVRWLHVGDRSGLDGLRGANGRPAGEIQVLRLDLRGQGHCPQFRLLGLALMPAEPSAVAGQPGR